Proteins co-encoded in one Pocillopora verrucosa isolate sample1 chromosome 1, ASM3666991v2, whole genome shotgun sequence genomic window:
- the LOC131796668 gene encoding CDGSH iron-sulfur domain-containing protein 2 homolog A yields MDAVSRGVKVQLPNYLRSLPIPSTFGGFLKLSGSEWVQLVPLVVTTSVAVYLVVSALIPSKPKKKEHEWVNKTVEKEKEKVADTFQIEDLGDKMVCCRCWKSKKFPYCDGSHNEHNKETGDNVGPIIVKRANPSS; encoded by the exons ATGGACGCCGTGTCTCGCGGAGTTAAAGTGCAGCTCCCCAATTATTTGAGATCCCTGCCAATCCCTTCCACATTTGGCGGATTTCTAAAGCTTTCTGGCAGTGAATGGGTGCAGCTTGTACCATTGGTGGTGACAACCTCTGTGGCTGTGTACCTCGTAGTTTCAGCTCTGATTCCATcgaagccaaaaaaaaaagaacatgagTGGGTGAACAAGACAgtagagaaggagaaggaaaaagttGCTGATACATTTCAAATTGAAGACCTAGGAGACAAAATGGTTTGTTGCCGTTGCTGGAAATCGAAGAAG TTCCCTTACTGTGATGGTAGCCACAATGAACACAACAAGGAAACTGGGGACAATGTGGGTCCTATTATTGTCAAGAGAGCAAACCCTTCCTCTTGA
- the LOC131796665 gene encoding CDGSH iron-sulfur domain-containing protein 2A, giving the protein MEAVSRVIKVQLPNYLRSLPVPSTFGGFLKLSVKEWRQLAPLLLTLSLFIYLVIKRLTRRSASKPTGKKTPDQDWVNKTQQKDKEKVADTIQIEDLAEKAAYHAFCRCWKSKKFPRCDGSHTKHNKETGDNVGPLVLKRKKPQPAAATTPSS; this is encoded by the exons ATGGAAGCCGTTTCGCGTGTAATCAAAGTGCAGCTCCCAAACTATCTTCGATCTCTGCCGGTTCCTTCTACTTTCGGCGGATTTTTAAAGCTCTCGGTAAAGGAATGGCGGCAGCTTGCACCGCTTTTACTCACTCTATCGTTGTTCATTTATCTCGTAATTAAGCGGCTTACTCGGCGGTCAGCATCGAAGCCCACCGGGAAGAAGACCCCAGATCAAGACTGGGTCAACAAAACACAGCAAAAGGACAAGGAGAAAGTTGCTGATACAATTCAGATTGAAGATTTAGCAGAGAAGGCAGCTTATCATGCTTTCTGTCGTTGTTGGAAATCGAAAAAG TTCCCAAGGTGTGATGGCTCACATACCAAGCACAACAAAGAAACAGGAGACAATGTGGGACCACTTGTGCTGAAGAGAAAGAAGCCTCAACCTGCTGCAGCAACCACACCTTCATCTTAA
- the LOC131796764 gene encoding sodium/hydrogen exchanger 9B2, whose product MADENNLQIRNQEAAVTSKRARVLQFVGLFIPPSGFFGQTLTRAVIVILSWAVLWSILGAELLPGGNIFGIFNVIVLAALGGFMTRKISKGTLPSLLGMLVVGFILRNVPGINVARHIDKKWSATLRSMALVVILTRSGLELDPGALRRLKFTVIRLAFCPCIGEAITVAVVGKLLLNMPWLWGFQLGFVLGAVTPAVVVPQLLTLQQRGFGVEQGIPTLVMAASSFDDVIAISLFGVFLGIAFSEGNIVFNIFRGPIELLMGAVFGSLVGILCWFLPNKYEQDRSRNRFVILLGCAMFSVFGSNMAQFSGAGALGVLVLATVASHGWGDIEKAPIADAMAVVWEFFQPLLFGLIGAEVRIEYMDSTLIGKAFGLLTIAMIVRLIVTFFVVSGNNLSIRDKIFVAIAWSPKATVQAAIGSVSLDIARERGFTGLHQEELGIQILTIAVLSILLTAPTGAVGIAISGPRLLHSAVETQEIGSKREVEPILEGQGAGFEEINTNV is encoded by the exons ATGGCGGACGAAAACAACTTGCAAATTCGAAACCAAGAAGCTGCTGTAACTAGCAAAAGAGCCAGAGTTTTACAATTTGTTGGACTTTTTATTCCTCCTTCAGGGTTTTTTGGACAAACTTTGACTCGTGCTGTGATTGTCATCCTCAGCTGGGCAGTTTTATGGTCCATTCTTGGTGCTGAACTTCTACCAGGAGGCAACATCTTCGGAATTTTCAACGTGATAGTGCTTGCCGCTTTAGGTGGCTTTATGACCAGAAAAATCTCTAAAGGCACCTTGCCTTCGCTACTAGGAATGCTTGTTGTTGGATTCATTTTACGTAATGTGCCAGGGATCAATGTAGCGCGCCATATTGACAAGAAATGGTCAGCAACTTTGCGCAGTATGGCGCTTGTTGTAATTCTTACGCGATCAGGTTTGGAACTGGACCCAGGAGCTTTGCGGCGGCTTAAATTCACTGTAATTCGCTTGGCTTTTTGCCCATGTATTGGAGAGGCCATCACGGTGGCTGTTGTTGGTAAACTGTTATTAAACATGCCTTGGCTTTGGGGGTTTCAACTTGG GTTTGTTCTTGGTGCTGTCACACCAGCTGTTGTAGTTCCCCAGCTTCTCACTTTGCAGCAGAGAGGTTTTGGTGTTGAACAAGGAATCCCCACTTTAGTTATGGCTGCATCATCATTTGATGATGTCATTGCTATAAGTTTGTTTGGAGTTTTTCTTGGAATTGCATTTTCAGAAG GAAACATAGTGTTCAACATCTTCAGAGGTCCTATTGAGCTGTTAATGGGTGCTGTATTTGGAAGCTTGGTTGGAATTTTGTGCTGGTTCTTACCAAACAAATATGAG CAAGACAGATCACGTAACAGATTTGTGATTCTCCTTGGCTGTGCCATGTTCTCAGTGTTTGGTAGTAATATGGCTCAGTTTTCAGGAGCAGGAGCCCTCGGTGTTCTTGTTCTAGCTACAGTAGCATCACATGGTTGGGGAGACATTGAGAAG GCTCCAATTGCTGATGCTATGGCTGTAGTTTGGGAATTCTTTCAACCTCTGCTGTTTGGTTTAATTGGTGCAGAAGTCAGAATTGAATACATGGATAGCACACTTATTG gaaaagCATTTGGTTTACTCACCATAGCAATGATAGTTAGACTGATTGTAACATTCTTTGTTGTATCTGGAAACAATCTCAGCATAAGGGACAAGATTTTTGTTGCTATAGCTTGGTCTCCAAAAGCAACTGTGCAG GCTGCCATTGGCTCAGTATCACTGGATATTGCTAGGGAACGAGGTTTCACAGGATTGCATCAAGAGGAACTTGGAATTCAG ATCTTAACCATAGCTGTGCTGTCCATTCTCCTCACTGCTCCAACTGGCGCAGTGGGAATTGCCATTTCTGGCCCTCGATTGTTACACAGTGCGGTAGAAACACAAGAGATTGGGAGCAAAAGAGAAGTGGAACCAATTCTTGAGGGACAGGGTGCAGGGTTTGAAGAAATTAATACTAATGTGTAA
- the LOC131770895 gene encoding copine-1, whose product MAERKAMPSFRNKIASEDNIRSSLQSKLVQNGHVTLQTNAFQNKRKVELFIECTDLVQLDTFSRTDPMCVLYAKRLGQWMEYGRTESIPNMSHPKFVETFIIEANSTVYPRLRFSVFDLANFTSKDLRKHDFVGSIEIELDTLLESSCGTLIRTLRVPGDVKSRGYIHIYVDDVRDDKTNVRLHFGATNLEKKGLLGKCDSFFEVNRLLPRSNHHHPVYRSEVVTRTACPKWAPLDISLQKLCNENIDGQLVLTCWHFSNTGNHTLVGEAKLPLNLLLKRAVKQVDIVNPKKQIKNKRYSNSGILRILHCYVDKQFSLIDYVRGNCVIRMVCAIDFTISNGPPLTQDSLHTMDEEKNEYSQTLKSIGKVLSSFEKDKKIAAYGFGAQACSTGALPYMFALDSETGKPELENVEAVVDAYWKRLEDVKLGGPTHLAPIIQGIAAYAEKEVSQCSQHYTIGLVIVDGIVNDVDHLIDVLVDVERSPLSIVVVGVGPADFRLMNELFSRNRRQLRSKGGKTASRINTDFLSLRRHAANPGVNDSMARDVFANISQQIVTFFKSKGIAPNLPTKMNVMEPFDDCNNLSDASSRPSSPRVRKISSHIAARCPTCGSVIDRDPFNMLSL is encoded by the exons TACAGACCTCGTACAACTGGACACCTTCTCGAGAACAGACCCCATGTGTGTGCTGTATGCGAAAAGACTCGGGCAATGGATGGAATACGGACGGACAGAATCCATACCAAACATGTCTCATCCAAAG TTTGTAGAAACATTTATCATTGAGGCCAATTCTACGGTTTATCCAAGGTTAAGGTTTTCAGTGTTCGACTTGGCCAACTTTACATCCAAAGATCTCCGTAAACACGATTTTGTGGGCTCGATTGAAATCGAGCTCGACACATTGTTAGAATCAAGTTGTGGTACGTTGATAAGAACACTGAGAGTGCCAGGAGACGTCAAGTCACGTGGTTATATTCACATTTACGTGGACGATGTGagagatgataaaacaaatgttAGACTTCATTTTGGCGCCACAAATCTGGAGAAGAAAGGCCTTTTAGGAAAATGTGATTCGTTTTTTGAGGTTAATCGACTTCTTCCAAGGAGTAATCATCATCACCCAGTTTATAGATCTGAAGTGGTTACAAGGACAGCGTGTCCCAA GTGGGCGCCGTTGGATATTAGTTTACAGAAGTTGTGTAATGAAAACATTGATGGACAGCTTGTGCTAACGTGTTGGCATTTCTCTAACACTGGTAACCACACCCTGGTGGGGGAAGCCAAGTTACCATTGAATTTACTTCTTAAGAG AGCAGTCAAACAAGTGGATATAGTGAATCCAAAGAagcagattaaaaataaacGCTATTCAAACTCTGGGATTCTTCGTATTCTACACTGCTACGTGGATAAACAATTTAGTCTTATTGATTACGTCAGAGGAAATTGCGTCATCAGAATGGTATGCGCCATTGATTTCACCATTTCCAACGGTCCGCCTTTGACCCAGGATTCCCTGCATACGATGGACGAGGAGAAG AATGAGTATTCTCAGACCTTGAAGTCAATAGGGAAGGTTTTATCAAGCTTCgagaaagataagaaaattgCAGCGTATGGATTTGGAGCCCAGGCCTGCTCAACAGGAGCACTACCTTATATGTTTGCTCTTGATAGTGAAACAGGAAAACCTGAGCTGGAGAATGTAGAG GCTGTTGTTGACGCCTACTGGAAAAGACTGGAAGACGTCAAGTTGGGCGGACCCACCCATCTTGCGCCCATCATCCAAGGGATAGCGGCATACGCCGAGAAAGAAGTATCCCAGTGTTCTCAGCATTACACAATAGGACTTGTTATTGTTGACGGCATCGTCAATGACGTAGACCATTTGATAGACGTGTTAGTTGATGTGGAACGCTCGCCTCTCTCTATAGTTGTTGTAGGCGTTGGGCCCGCAGACTTTAGATTAATG AATgaacttttttcaagaaatagaaGACAGCTAAGATCTAAAGGAGGAAAGACAGCGAGTCGCATAAACACGGACTTTTTGTCTCTAAGAAGACACGCTGCAAATCCAGGAGTCAATGATTCAATG GCGCGAGATGTATTTGCAAACATTTCACAACAAATTGTAACATTTTTCAAGTCCAAAGGGATAGCTCCCAACCTTCCAACGAAAATGAACGTTATGGAACCATTTGACGACTGTAATAATTTATCCGACGCGTCATCAAGACCTTCCTCACCACGCGTGCGTAAGATTTCATCACACATCGCTGCCAGATGTCCGACTTGTGGCTCTGTGATTGACCGCGACCCATTCAACATGCTCTCACTGTAG